A DNA window from Aspergillus nidulans FGSC A4 chromosome I contains the following coding sequences:
- a CDS encoding EXPERA domain-containing protein (transcript_id=CADANIAT00006599), which yields MSTVTPPASSFTIDTPTILCILFALSFMPIAYVLGNNLIPSSQTRNRILFYWHAYDALTHLFIEGSFLYECFTSYATLPAGFAAPEPAFLGIKDRVYGAAHGSAPSARLWQEYAKADKRWATADATVISLELLTVFLGGPAAIYVCYLVWQSSCTQPAPKPTSSKSSSPKSTSKSSAAKLESQGASKAKLWLVATALATAELYGGFMTFVPEWLTGSTQLDTSNAVYLWFYLFFFNTLWVWIPLWVLWEAAKEVKRAFVLAEGVEGKKVK from the coding sequence ATGTCCACCGTGACACCCCCGGCGTCGAGCTTCACCATCGACACCCCGACAATCCTTTGCATCCTTTTCGCCCTCTCCTTCATGCCTATCGCCTACGTCCTTGGAAACAATCTGatcccctcctcccaaaCGCGCAaccgcatcctcttctactGGCACGCCTACGATGCCCTAACTCACCTCTTCATCGAGGGCTCTTTCCTTTACGAATGCTTCACCAGCTACGCGACTTTGCCCGCTGGGTTCGCTGCGCCAGAACCGGCATTCCTCGGTATCAAGGATAGAGTCTACGGAGCTGCACATGGATCAGCACCATCCGCGAGGCTCTGGCAGGAATATGCGAAGGCCGATAAGCGCTGGGCGACGGCAGACGCTACTGTAATTTCCTTGGAACTCCTGACAGTCTTCCTGGGCGGTCCTGCAGCGATCTATGTCTGTTATCTAGTGTGGCAGTCGAGTTGCACACAGCCGGCCCCAAAGCCGACCTCGTCTAAATCCTCTTCACCAAAATCGACGTCCAAATCGTCTGCCGCGAAGCTGGAAAGCCAGGGCGCTTCCAAAGCAAAATTATGGCTTGTGGCCACGGCTCTCGCCACGGCGGAGCTCTACGGCGGGTTCATGACTTTTGTGCCGGAGTGGTTAACCGGCTCGACGCAGTTGGATACGAGCAATGCAGTTTATTTGTGGTTTTAcctcttctttttcaatACGCTCTGGGTTTGGATTCCGCTTTGGGTGCTTTGGGAGGCGGCTAAAGAGGTTAAACGGGCGTTTGTGCTTGCTGAGGGGgtggaaggaaagaaggtcAAATAA
- a CDS encoding haloacid dehalogenase superfamily protein (transcript_id=CADANIAT00006600) codes for MPGVNPDLPPVRACLFDMDGLLIDSEDLYTDITNQVLHSFGKPSLPWSIKAQLQGRPQPEAARIFSDWAQLPISHEEYVSRISALQAELFPTTKPLPGVETLLKNLVSTQKGPNPVHIALATSSHTRNYHLKTSHLQDLFSLFPESQRVLGDDPRIGKGRGKPLPDIYLLALETINAGLREKGEKEITPEECLVFEDAVPGVEAGRRAGMRVVWVPHPGLLEAYKGREEEVLAGLTGEHKEEEKSEAEKEATELAEERLKANSAGTPGKLGDGFAELLTTLENFPYERYGIKVADA; via the exons ATGCCTGGCGTTAATCCTGA CCTCCCCCCAGTACGGGCGTGTCTCTTTGACATGGACGGCCTTCTCATCGACTCCGAAGACCTCTACACCGACATCACCAATCAGGTGCTGCACTCGTTCGGCAAACCTTCGCTTCCGTGGTCCATCAAGGCTCAATTGCAGGGTCGTCCTCAGCCAGAA GCTGCCAGAATCTTCTCCGATTGGGCGCAACTCCCTATCAGTCACGAGGAATATGTTTCACGGATCTCAGCGCTACAAGCAGAACTCTTCCCGACGACCAAGCCGCTGCCCGGCGTAGAGACATTGCTCAAGAATCTCGTGTCTACGCAGAAGGGCCCTAACCCGGTGCACATTGCCCTGGCAACATCCAGCCACACACGGAACTACCACCTCAAGACGAGCCATTTGCAGGatctcttctccctcttccctgaGTCCCAGCGTGTGCTAGGCGATGACCCCCGCATCGGCAAGGGTAGAGGAAAGCCACTACCGGACATCTACCTCCTTGCCCTAGAAACAATTAACGCCGGGCTTCgagagaagggtgagaaggaGATCACGCCGGAGGAGTGTCTTGTTTTCGAGGATGCGGTGCCtggtgttgaagctggcCGGCGCGCGGGTATGAGGGTTGTTTGGGTCCCACATCCGGGATTGTTGGAGGCGTATAAGGGAcgtgaggaagaggtgctTGCTGGACTGACAGGGGAGCataaagaagaggaaaagagtgaggctgagaaggaagcgaccgagttggcggaggagaggTTGAAGGCTAACAGTGCTGGAACGCCTGGAAAACTGGGAGATGGATTCGCGGAATTGCTGACGACACTGGAGAATTTCCCATATGAACGCTACGGTATCAAGGTTGCGGATGCTTGA
- a CDS encoding putative carboxylesterase (transcript_id=CADANIAT00006596) — MAAVLKTTSFGIIQGKVSDAVTQYLGIKYATLKDRLADAVPIDSHEGDALNATIDGPTAVSLPIGCDLELTHVQHTLPKKDLPQSDLDCLNLNIAVPSDAIPTSRLPVFVFIHGGGFVIGANSWPQFDYARFVQLSVEKKLPIVAVSINYRLGAFGFLTSEELRNAGYKANNGLRDQRVAIEWVRKHIHEFGGDPDNINVAGMSAGGASVTYHLNSEKPLFKRAIAMSGTYFLSQPLPYDAHEQNYQKAISALGLLDATPAERIKALLERPGSDIVSQLPPSILAAPAIDGDVVPAAPSHAHTGSTTSDVPKGKNWCIDLMIGDSQMDASIIAFLFPHTKIGCARKFIMALKTALQSQPAVVDEILKSYGITDESASDDDAYPAVLNYINDVLFFTPVLSFAQGWKGNAYVYYFNEGNPWEGQWKGRTNHILDVSYLFQNFREFLSAEQQAVGTAFAEDFFKFCHGQAPWPAITRATVTEGFTARRYGPSTKSPFGTVTQAFGGESQRRRDLYDCTEKVSLDELANDRLIALSLEYSAFDLLETVHHDTQCFQSSSSQSGSRSRGSGHSLLCAHTQLSYRGRQNCSIGFDAWAREREHANVLLVELWYAFVGRCASESTFDEHV; from the exons AtggcagctgtacttaagacCACGAGTTTTGGAATAATTCAAGGAAAGGTCAGCGACGCAGTCACGCAGTATCTCGGGATCAAATATGCCACACTGAAAGACAGATTGGCAGACGCAGTGCCAATCGACAGTCATGAGGGCGATGCTCTGAATGCCACGATTGACGG TCCTACTGCGGTCTCGCTTCCTATTGGTTGTGATCTTGAGTTGACGCATGTCCAACATACTCTGCCCAAGAAGGACCTTCCCCAATCGGACTTGGATTGCTTGAATTTGAATATTGCCGTCCCTTCTGACGCGATCCCTACTTCGCGACTCCCGGTCTTTGTGTTCATACATGGTGGAGGTTTCGTCATCGGCGCCAATTCTTGGCCCCAGTTCGATTATGCAAGATTCGTTCAGCTCTcggtcgagaagaagctaCCCATAGTTGCAGTTTCCATCAA CTATCGACTGGGAGCCTTCGGGTTCCTAACATCTGAAGAACTGCGTAATGCTGGATATAAAGCAAACAATGGTCTTAGAGACCAGCGGGTGGCCATCGAATGGGTCCGGAAGCATATCCACGAGTTTGGTGGCGATCCTGATAATATAAATGTGGCAGGAATGAGTGCAGGCGGAG CATCCGTCACTTACCACTTGAATTCCGAGAAACCACTTTTCAAGAGGGCCATCGCAATGAGCGGGACCTACTTCCTCAGCCAGCCGTTGCCCTACGACGCACACGAGCAGAACTATCAGAAAGCAATTTCCGCTCTGGGGCTGTTGGATGCAACGCCTGCTGAGAGGATCAAAGCTTTGCTTGAGAGGCCGGGCTCTGACATTGTCTCTCAACTGCCACCATCTATTCTTGCCGCTCCTGCGATTGACGGTGACGTTGTTCCAGCCGCACCCTCGCACGCGCACACAGGAAGTACAACCTCGGACGTCCCAAAAGGGAAGAACTGGTGCATCGACCTCATGATTGGAGATTCTCAGATGGAT GCAAGCATCATCGCATTCTTATTCCCGCATACCAAGATTGGGTGCGCCAGAAAGTTCATTATGGCTCTGAAGACCGCGCTCCAGTCTCAACCGGCCGTGGTCGACGAAATCCTGAAATCGTACGGCATTACTGATGAAAGTGCCAGCGATGATGACGCTTACCCTGCCGTTCTGAACTATATCAATGACGTCTTGTTCTTCACCCCTGTTCTGTCATTCGCgcaaggatggaaaggaaaCGCGTACGTTTACTACTTCAACGAGGGAAACCCATGGGAAGGACAGTGGAAAGGCCGAACAAACCACATTCTCGACGTTTCGTACCTCTTCCAGAATTTCCGCGAGTTCTTGTCGGCAGAACAGCAAGCAGTTGGAACTGCGTTTGCTGAAGACTTTTTCAAATTCTGCCACGGGCAGGCTCCTTGGCCCGCTATCACTCGAGCAACTGTGACAGAAGGCTTTACAGCAAGGCGCTACGGGCCGTCCACGAAATCCCCCTTTGGAACGGTTACCCAGGCTTTCGGGGGTGAAAGTCAGCGAAGACGAGATCTCTACGACTGCACGGAGAAGGTTTCTCTCGATGAACTGGCCAAT GACAGATTGATCGCCCTTTCTCTTGAAT ATTCTGCTTTCGACCTTTTGGAGACCGTACATCACGACACGCAATGCTTTCAATCATCTAGTAGTCAATCAGGCAGCCGTTCTCGTGGATCTGGCCACAGTCTGCTCTGCGCCCATACTCAGCTGTCTTACAGAGGTCGCCAGAACTGCTCTATTGGGTTCGACGCCTGGGCGCGGGAGCGGGAACATG CGAATGTACTCCTGGTAGAGTTGTGGTATGCTTTCGTTGG TCGTTGTGCTTCAGAGTCCACATTTGACGAACATGTCTAG
- a CDS encoding phosphatidylinositol-specific phospholipase C domain-containing protein (transcript_id=CADANIAT00006597): MKFSQILTGLAGASSLCSALAASTSAPYGLNQGQKIRHNSATAAAAVCSADDATYSSESMPAGEYTDWGALGLDDVTSGRQYITIVNLTPHRFKLDSTHSYQMDMFDWGDIPPGRARQNIAHYSTRLTANPVDTGGEAYYSIVGTSKKFEIRATTHVPHMYWRRTVIDLSDMGLGQREYLDPRAEVPVTLVITGSDSYGFMASLTHGSGNWMKQMYRVIKDRPLQHLVMPGTHDSGMSTISGKIVSIGSEANTQTQGLNIYDQLRVGARWFDLRIMSVHQSDPSSYEFWVAHVNDETADVPVGNTGESLADIINEVNRFTSENPGEIIFLKLRYLIGIKRLPGGAIRWNTAIANKFFSELKKINNRCPNLDTTTKFQRQKASYFMDQNDGKGCVLFLLDGSNIPSGVPSSSPSDGIYPASAMTVNDHWSNLATTQPVAEDQIAVWSAINRVSPFTNDQFLISQWLVSADALQTTALTIQNIAIMPTNPALYWAGVNAMSPTKWPNVLLVDYIGVVITDQFAWNQLSAELYTLAIGLNLYMLSENCDVSGQRSPLLPPVAEASKTLAVKSALQKIAPSWNGIIFANGTIIDKPPRNLHYGRMELLKNGTVFGNGTVLEKDVPNPYLYSVLA, translated from the coding sequence ATGAAATTTAGTCAGATTTTGACTGGGCTCGCCGGAGCGTCCAGCCTCTGCTCGGCCCTGGCTGCATCTACTTCCGCGCCATATGGACTGAACCAGGGGCAAAAGATTCGGCATAACAGTGCCACAGCGGCCGCTGCTGTATGCAGTGCAGATGATGCGACGTACAGCTCAGAGAGCATGCCAGCAGGAGAATACACGGACTGGGGCGCACTCGGGCTCGACGATGTGACTTCCGGACGACAGTACATAACAATTGTTAATTTAACCCCTCATCGGTTCAAGCTGGACAGCACGCACTCATACCAGATGGATATGTTTGACTGGGGCGATATTCCACCTGGCCGCGCCAGACAAAATATTGCCCACTACTCGACTAGGTTGACAGCAAACCCCGTTGACACCGGCGGCGAAGCTTATTACTCGATTGTAGGCACAAGCAAGAAATTCGAGATTCGAGCAACAACTCACGTTCCGCATATGTACTGGCGCCGTACAGTCATAGATCTGAGTGATATGGGGCTAGGCCAACGCGAGTACCTGGATCCTAGAGCGGAGGTGCCGGTTACTTTGGTCATCACGGGCAGTGACAGCTATGGATTCATGGCGTCACTCACTCATGGCAGCGGTAACTGGATGAAGCAAATGTACCGTGTGATCAAGGACAGGCCGCTGCAACATCTTGTCATGCCCGGCACGCACGACTCTGGCATGAGCACCATCAGCGGTAAGATCGTCTCCATAGGCAGCGAGGCCAACACACAAACCCAGGGCCTCAACATTTACGACCAGCTTCGCGTGGGTGCACGATGGTTCGACTTACGCATCATGAGTGTTCACCAATCTGATCCGAGCAGTTACGAGTTCTGGGTGGCCCACGTCAACGACGAGACGGCTGATGTTCCTGTTGGGAATACCGGCGAAAGCCTAGCTGACATCATTAACGAAGTCAACCGTTTCACTTCAGAAAACCCCGGAGAGATCATATTTCTGAAATTGAGATATCTCATCGGTATCAAACGGCTACCAGGCGGTGCGATCCGGTGGAATACAGCGATTGCCAACAAGTTTTTCAGCGAACTCAAGAAGATTAACAACCGCTGTCCCAACCTCGATACGACGACCAAGTTTCAGCGCCAGAAAGCATCCTACTTCATGGATCAGAACGACGGCAAGGGATgcgttctcttcctcctcgacggcTCCAATATTCCCTCCGGCGTCCCAAGCTCTTCACCTTCTGACGGCATCTATCCAGCGTCGGCCATGACCGTCAATGACCATTGGTCAAACCTCGCCACGACACAGCCAGTAGCCGAGGATCAGATCGCCGTATGGTCAGCAATCAACCGTGTCTCGCCGTTCACGAACGACCAGTTTCTTATCAGCCAGTGGCTTGTATCCGCGGACGCGCTCCAAACAACCGCTCTAACTATCCAGAATATCGCCATCATGCCTACGAATCCAGCATTGTACTGGGCGGGAGTGAATGCTATGAGCCCCACAAAATGGCCGAATGTCCTTCTAGTTGACTATATTGGCGTGGTGATCACAGACCAGTTTGCTTGGAATCAGCTCAGTGCTGAGCTTTATACCCTCGCTATCGGACTGAATCTGTATATGCTCAGTGAGAACTGCGATGTGAGCGGGCAGCGGTCTCCGCTCCTTCCGCCTGTAGCGGAAGCGTCAAAGACATTGGCTGTAAAGAGTGCACTTCAGAAGATAGCCCCGTCTTGGAACGGGATTATCTTTGCGAACGGGACCATTATTGATAAACCACCAAGAAATCTGCACTATGGACGcatggagctgctgaagaacggGACTGTTTTTGGAAACGGGACTGTGCTGGAGAAAGATGTTCCTAATCCTTATTTGTATTCTGTATTAGCTTAG
- a CDS encoding uncharacterized protein (transcript_id=CADANIAT00006598): MAPPKRLSDVQRKALRDWVHSQSRRPTQKACIAWFQAHYNHRLSQSTVSDILSPQYHYLDSECNPSSATRKGIGQWQDLEAILYEWHHTLDCKGAYISGEILIEKARQIWSSLPQYRDQPPPAFSSGWLHRFKQRYNIKQRTYHGEAGSVLEDAEEGMKAIRTIAGQYNEDDIYNMDETGLFWRMPPSQSLSSVNRPGIRKDKTRISMICCVNASGTDRLPIWVIGKAHKPRALRNINTSAIGIRWQWNKNAWMNQIIMREWLLEFYQHIGQRSILLTMDNLPAHLSGLELAPPPPNIRICWLPKNSTSRYQPLDQGIIQNLKIYYRKQWLRYMLSHYERDLDPLESVTILDCIRWLVRSWHHDVLSSTILACFYKSTLVPDPIQLPVEAPDLKPLYKKVQQSGNLSDCMDISFFLNPAEESQEPTSSSNGMFSEVLLEQLITEASGSTDIYSDDLDDDTAEPAPLPKPQDALDADASKAPILRSLERLERDLEGEIITARAQGTLDSWLSNV, translated from the exons ATGGCTCCACCGAAAAGGCTTTCTGACGTCCAGCGGAAGGCTTTGAGAGACTGGGTTCATAGCCAGTCTCGCCGTCCAACACAAAAGGCCTGTATAGCATGGTTTCAAGCTCATTATAACCATCGCTTGAGCCAGTCTACtgtctctgatatcctcagccCACAATATCATTATCTTGACTCGGAATGCAATCCTTCCTCGGCAACTCGCAAAGGTATTGGCCAGTGGCAAGACCTTGAGGCTATCCTTTATGAATGGCATCATACACTTGATTGCAAAGGGGCATATATCAGTGGTGAAATTCTTATTGAAAAAGCACGCCAAATCTGGAGTTCTCTACCCCAGTATCGTGACCAGCCCCCACCTGCTTTCAGTAGTGGTTGGCTACATCGATTCAAACAACGCTATAATATCAAGCAGCGGACATAccacggagaagctggctcagtacTAGAAGATGCTGAGGAAGGGATGAAGGCTATACGTACGATTGCTGGCCagtataatgaggatgatatctataatatggatgaaactgggcttttctggcgTATGCCTCCTTCACAGAGCCTATCTTCCGTTAATAGGCCTGGAATTAGGAAGGATAAGACTCGGATATCTATGATATGCTGTGTCAATGCCTCTGGGACCGATCGATTACCAATCTGGGTAATTGGGAAGGCACATAAgccacgagctcttcgcaatatcaataCCTCAGCAATTGGAATTCgatggcaatggaacaaGAATGCCTGGATGAACCAAATTATTATGCGTGAATGGCTCCTGGAGTTCTATCAACATATCGGCCAGCGATCAATCCTTCTTACAATGGACAACCTCCCTGCGCATCTTTCTGGCCTAGAGCtagcaccacctcctcctaATATACGCATCTGCTGGCTGCCAAAGAATTCAACAAGCCGGTACCAGCCTCTCGATCAGGGTattatccagaacctgaagatatATTATCGGAAACAGTGGTTAAGATATATGCTTTCCCACTATGAGAGGGACCTGGATCCACTAGAATCTGTGACGATTCTAGACTGCATACGCTGGCTTGTACGGTCCTGGCATCATGATGTCCTAAGCTCAACTATCCTTGCCTGCTTCTATAAGAGCACACTGGTTCCAGATCCTATACAGCTTCCAGTTGAAGCACCTGATCTAAAACCACTATATAAGAAGGTACAGCAATCTGGGAATCTATCAGATTGTATGgatatctccttctttcttaaCCCTGCAGAGGAGTCTCAAGAGCCTACTAGCTCTAGTAATGGGATGTTCTCCGAGGTATTACTTGAGCAGCTAATTACTGAGGCTTCTGGGAGTACAGATATATATTCGGACGATCTAGATGATGATACAGCTGAGCCAGCGCctcttccaaagcctcaggatgctcttgatgct GATGCATCTAAAGCACCTATTCTTAGATCACTTGAGCGGTTAGAGCGAGATTTAGAGGGTGAAATTATTACAGCGAGGGCTCAGGGCACCTTAGATAGTTGGCTTAGTAATGTTtag